Within the Nicotiana tabacum cultivar K326 chromosome 11, ASM71507v2, whole genome shotgun sequence genome, the region AAAAACAAGATTTGCAGCAGCACCAATTGTTGCCCAAATCCTACTACTTTTGGTTCCTGGAATGCTGTAGTCTCGAGGAGGTGCCTCAAGACCTGCAATTCAGGATATTTAGAAAGTATGAACACACGCTGAGACGTGATCAATTTTATTTTCCAACAACAAGGTAcaacagaaaggaaaacaaatgcagCAGAAAGGAATAATTTTCAATGTGTGCATGCATTGAAAATTGTAATGCATTTGACTCAAGAGATTAAGGAATCAGAGGCATACCGTCTTTAAGAGACAACACAAATGCTATACAAACATACACTAGACTGAAGAATGTTGAAAACCCAAGCCAAACCCTTAAAGCTGACAAATGGGGTATAGCAATTGCAAAAAAGACACAGGCGAATCCAGCTAGTGCAATGGAGTATGGTAGTTTAATCTGATGGTCATCCCTAAAGAGAATATGGAAAGCCTGCAATCAAGTAATTGGAATCATCCCATCAGAAAGCCGATGAAGCTTAAAGATAAAATCAAAGAAGTGAGAATTTCTATACAACAACAACTTCGCCTGAGTCCTAAGCAAGTTTAGGTCGGCGCTATGAATCCTCACTTCTTTCTTCAAGCTCATATCATATAAAGCAAGAAGAGCAAAGCAATGAAACTTGCATTTATACTTGACAAAACACATTTTCCGTGGTCTGCAGGGTCCGGAGAAGGACCTCACCCCAAGGGGTTGTTATGTAAGCAGCCTACCCTGGTGCAAGCATCAGTGGCTAATTCCACGGCTCGAACAAACGGAGACAACTTTGACCGTTGCTCCAAGGTTCCCCTTCTAGACCAGGAAAGTTACAGAGCAAATTACCTTCAAGGCCTGTCCGCCCAAAATGACAAAACCAGTATTTATCAAGAACAGATTTGCATACTGTAACGCCCAAACAAGCGAATAGGCTGTCGGTCCTGCAGCAGCCAAAATCCCATTTTAAGACCaatggaatcaaaaccagataaGTCGCAAAGGAGAAAATCAATTGAAATGCAAACTTGACTATGTATTTGATAAGTTTTCAGCAATGCGTACCGTATACGAATCCTGCAAGATCTCTATATCTGATATGCCTCTTTCCCCCGTATTCATGGAGCTTAGCGATAAGAGTACTAGCATATAGCGATATAGCTGATGATAAAATTAGACCAACCACACCGCCAATCCAACCTAGAGGAACCATAATTATTCCAGCATATCCGAGAGCAAAAGCACTGTTGACACCAGTGCCCAAAACAATTCCCACCTGAAACCATGAATCTGCAGTCTCCCCAACAGGTGAAATCAGCACATGATTTAAGGCAAGAATCATActgtacaaatattaaattataGAGTACTTGTTCTTGTCTCCGTTTTCTTCTCCTCGTACACATCTTAATGGGATTGTAGATAACAATATTAGTAAGAGATTCAATGTTTTGCCAACAAAATCAACTTATTTTACAAGGAAAATGGTTCAATTCAGCAGCTAGAATCTTTTAGTAATTCTACACTAAACTATCTGATCACATGGGACATAATAATACTATATTTATAAAAATGGTCCGTTTCATTCTTTTTGGATAGACTAAAAAGGAGAGAGTGTCATATAAAATGGGACAGATTGAATATACATTTTGAAGGTGGGTGCGCTCAAACTTGCTGTACATAATCTAACAATAACAAGAAGATGAATGGAAATTGGAAACAAGAATTTACGAATTacagagtaaaagagaaagagaCCATTACTAAGTTGGTGGGCAGTATTAGGATTATCAATAGCCAATTTGTCATCAGTATGATTTTTTGGGAGAAGGGGTTGGTTCAATGGAGTCTTAGACATCTTTCACAGAATCACAAAGGCTAAGAGCAAAGCAAAATACACTTAAATCTATAGCCTCTTCTTCTATGGCACTTCTCCTCTGTATTCTTTGAATTCTGCACAGAAATAATAAAGTTTCTATTTTTTGCAGAAATATTTGGGAGTGCAACTGTCCCACTTGTTTGTCCCATGATTGGCTAGTAATGGGGTGCTTGTTTATGTCGTTATCTTTCACCTTTTCAGTTATTTTGCTTAGGTTAGTATTAAAGATTCGTTCACAGAAAGAAGACAATCTGATATCAATTTATTGGGGGTGGCAACAAATATGTCGTCTGCTTCAGTGGGACACGCTTTCtttattagtttttaaaaaaatgacacatttctatttAAGAACCTAACTTAGGctttctattttaattttaatgAGAAGTTTTATAGATTACAAAGATGTTATGGTACGATTAaatccaaaaatttcaaaaaattttattttttttccttcaaatttcgTATTGAGTTAAATTATGTTACTTAAATTAACAGAGTGATCAATACATTGGagaatacttttgaaaaaaaaatacttatataTTCCAGCTGGAAGACATTTTAGTTATGATTCACAATAAAAAAACATAATAGAAAATTTAACTACTATTTCCCATGTCATTATTGATAAACTGATGGTAACATCTCATCTAACCATTAGAATAAgaattcattttcttttcccacttttaacatgtattttattttaagctgtaaaagaaagaatttaaaaTACATCTTTTTCTGTGTTCAAAAAGCATTAGTAACAACTAACAACAATTGATAAGTTACCACCATGGGATATGGAGGGATGGTTGTGATCCCTCTACTCTTAATTAGAAATCTCAAGTTCGAGCATGAAGAATGGAGAAGCTCTCAGGAGAAAGTGTGTTCCCATTAATAGATTTTACACGGTGCGAATCTGAATTAGTCGAGCAAACAAGTTCCAAATACCAATgttatttgtggcttgaattatttccttgtatttttaggaaacccatagtccctataggtttaggaaaacctattgtcctaatagatttggaaaaggaaaacctatagtccttgtcaaattgggaaatctttctcatatatgtttgggaccttttgggatctatatataggggttgtagttggggattctatagattgtattgtgcttcttttctcattcatagtgaaaaactctctctgcttttgccccgaggattaggcttggccgaacctcgttaaatccttgtgttgatttttcttctctatttgctttgtgtgtgattgtgtgctagttaacccacgatattccgcaacaattggtatcagagcaaggttcgAGTTTCTACACATAATTTAGATTTAAgatgtcttcatcatcttcaacaaaGTACGAAGTAGAGAAATTTGATGGAGGTTCTAGTTTCAGTCTATGGAAGATTAGGATGAAATCGTCCTTGGTATTACAAGGATTATGGAAAACAATTGATGCTGATTTTCCTGAAGATATGAAAGAGACAAAGAAGGAAGACCTGAAGGAGAGAGCTTTGAGTGCGATCTTCATGAGCGTTACAGATAGCGTTCTTCAGaaaattgctgaagaaacttcTGCAGCAACGGCATGGAAGAAGCTGGAAGATTTGTATTCTAAGAAATCGCTGACAAACCGCCTCTACCTGAAAAAGAGGTTATACAATCTCTGTATGAACGAAGGTACACCTGTTAAAACTAACCTTGAtgagtttaattcaattataatggaCCTGAAGAATGTGGATATCAAAATTGAGAGTGAGGATCAGGCCTTGATTGTGTTATGTTCTTTACCACAGTCTTATGATACTTTTGCCGATACACTGCTATATAGGAAAGATAGCATTTCACTAGAAGATgttagtaatgcactaaaatctAAAGAGTTGAAAAAGAGCTTTCCAGACAACAGAATTGAGGGCGAGGGTCTTGTGATTAGAGGAAGAACACAACAAAAGACTTTAACAGGAAAAAGGCAACCTCAAGATCAAAGTCTAGAGCAAGGAAGTAAAactgttatgagtgcggggagcaaggtcactacaagagagattgtcctaagctgaaggagaaaagagggaagcagaaaatagataattcggcaaatattgttgacactggcaataattctgatgatagtgattatgtagGGGAAGTTTGTGCTGTGAGTTCTAGTCATGGGCAAAATTCTTGAGTTCTTGATTCTGGTGCTACTTTCCACATGAGTCCACACAAGAATTGGTTTGCAACTTACAAACAAATGAGTGGAACTGTCTATATAGGAGATAATAATCCATTACCAGTAGAGGGGGTTGGTAACATCAAATTGAGAATGTTCGACGGAATCATCAGAAACATTGAGTGTTGGCATGTTCCTCGGATAAAGagaaatttgatttctctttcgaCTTTGGATGATCAAGGGTATAAATTTCACTCCGAGAATGGAATACTTAAAGTGTGTAAAGGCTCCATGGTACTCATGAAGGGTAAACTACATTCTAAATTGTATCATCTTCAGGCCAGTGTAGTTGAAGGGGAAGCTACTGTAGCTTCTGGGAAAAGTGATCTGAATCAGTCTCTGTTATGGCACTTGTGACTTGGCCATATGAGTGATAATGGATTGTCTTTGTTGAGTAAGCAGAATTTGCTGAATGGGTACAAAAATCAAgctttgaatttttgtgagcattgtgtgttTGGTAAACAGACAAGGATAAAGTTCATCAAGAAGGCCGAGCACAAGACCAGAGACAAGTTAGATTATATACACTCTGACTTGTGGGGTCCAAACAGAGTTCCCTCCAAGAGTGGTGCcaggtattttatgactttgattgatgattactcaaggatGGTGTGGGTGTATTTTCTGAAAACAAAAGATAAGGCATTTTTGACATTTGTTAAATGGAAGACGATGATTGAGAGGCAGATAGAAAGAAAAGTTAAGCGTCTTCGAACTGACAATGGGTTGGAATTTTGCAATTCTGAGTTCGATAATTTCTGCAGCAGGGAGGGCATAGTGAGACATCGCACTTGTGTcggaacaccacaacaaaatggtattgcAGAACGTATGAATAGAATGTTTTGTGATAGGGCACGAAGCATGCTTTCACACTCATGTGTTAGCAAAGATTTTTGGGCTGAAGCAATCAATACAGCTTGTTATTTGGTCAATAGATCTCCATCCACAGCTATTGAGttcaaaactccttttgaggtatgGTCCGGTTCGCCTgctgattattcaaatttaaggatATTTGGTTGTCCTACTTATGCTCATGTGAGGGATGGAAAACTTGAGCCGAGGGCAAAGAAGTGCATATTTCTAGGGTATGCAACTGGAGTGAAAGGTTATAAGTTGTGGTGCATAGATCAAAAAACTCCAGGGCTAATTATCAGTAGGGATGTAACATTCAATGAATCTGCCTCACTGGACTATCAGAGGGAGAAGGCAATAGCAGAAACAGATCGTGGTGTCAGTGACCGCGTAGAGCTAGAAATTGAATCTCCACTAGCTCAGCCCAGTAGTTCTAAAGTAGAGGAAGTAGAGGAggtgcaaaatattgatcaagacaATAATGTTGATGCACCTGCGCAACAACCCTATAGCATTGCAACAGGCAGAGAGAAGAGAGTGATCAATCCACCACAAAGGTTTGCAAACGTAGCTGATGGTAATTTTCTTGGATATGCTAATTTTGTGGAGTTCGCTCTGTCTGTTGCAGAGACCATTGATGTGCTTGAGCCTAATAGCTATAAAGAAGCTATTTCTAGTCCAGAAACAGATCAGTGGGTTGGTGCTATGAGTGAAGAGATTGAGTCTCTTTATAAGAATCAGACATGGAAGCTTGTTCCATTGCCAAAGGGACAGAAGGTACTAGGCTGCAAATggattttcaaaagaaaagaGGGCAATCCAGGGGTTGAAGCATCAAGGTACAAGGCAAGGTTAGTAGCTAAAGGTTTTTCACATAGGTAGGGGATAAAATTACAATGAAGTATTCTCTCCAGTGGTAAAGCATAGCTCTATCAGGATCTTACTAGCTTTGGTGGCTCTTCATGACTTAGAACTAGAGCAGTtagatgtgaaaactgcatttttGCATGGTGAGTTGGATGAGCAGATTTATATAAGTCAACCCGCGGATTCATTACTCAGGATAAGAAAAATCATGTTTGCTTGCTTAAGAAATCTTTATATGGTCTGAAACAGTCGCCTAGGCAGTGGTATAAAAGATTTGATACATTCATGATTCAAAATGCATTTTCTCGAAGTGCATATGATAGTTGTGTGTATTATAAAAAGCTTGAAGACGGCTCTAGTGTATATTTGTtgctatatgtggatgacatgcttaTTGCTGCTAAAAGCATGTCACATATTACCCGATTGAAGAAGCAACTAGGTGaggagtttgagatgaaggatttAGGTGTTGCAAAGAAGATATTGGGGATGGAATTACTCGAGATAGAAGGGTTGGAAAGCTGATGTTGTCCCTAACGGTCCTATATTGAGAAGGTCCTCAAGAGATTTAATATGATAGGTGCTAAATCTGTGTCCATTCCTTTTGCTTCCCATTTCAAGTTGTCTGCAGACATGTCACCAAAAACAGACGAGGAGATGGAACAGATGTCTAGTGTTCCATATTCGAGTGTTGTAGGCAGCAtttgtagacacctgatttttgaccctccccgagaattttcacatttttagcgtgaatatgtgaaattgggtctaatatagccattttaactatttttactttatttcgttgcaaaaagaaaaattacaaaatatatatgtataaattttagtttgtgtatttctcataaactcgaaaaatacaaaaattgcactctacttttgtactttatataatttcgaaaataaccaaaaatatagttctattattgttttgtagtcattttaatttttaaaaaatacaaaaaatattactttatatttttatccttatataaaaacgaaaattacaaaaaaatagttttattaatattttgtagctattttaaatcttgaaaaaatgtattaaaaaagatatagttttgtttaaatattagtcttattttttgtagttattttgcttacataggattagtcgaacaacgtcgtgttcttaatcgggtccgggcaaaaggataatattcgggttcaaattacccgcttttaggcctaatttcggacctagcccataataatccgagtccaccacacatgaggggacacgcgtggggaacacggacggaatcccatacacggggaaccccaccgcgcatgggggacatgaatcttggacccctacacacgtggggtccgTTGTCTTGGCCAAAGCTACAAAGGCACGCGGGGggatttttaaaaagaaaactgGGGAAAGAAAGTGGGGGACGACTGTACATTCTTCTTCTAAAAAAGGGAAGAAGaacgaaagaaaagaaaaaccctAACGCTCCCTCCATTGAAACCAGCCCGGTTTCCTCCATCGCCACCATCGTTACACCCTCAACCTTAACCCAAAACCACCACGAAAACAACCAGTCCTACACCCAAAACCACCGTCAACCTCCAGCTTCCCCCCCCTCGTCGTCACTGTCCAACCAACGACCAAACGACCACTCCGTCACCTTCCCTCCGTCGACCTACTGTCacaaccaaacaggcccgtcaccTTCCCCCAACACCATGACCAACAGCAACAACCTAACCTCCCGTCAAAACCACCATCtcctcacgtccaaacaccaacaccaaacaggcccgtcaccGCCCCCTCGACCTTACCGTCGCCACCAGCTTCGTCGTCACCCTTCTCTCTTCCAGGCCTCCATAACCCTCGGCCCTACTGTCAAAAACCAGTCGCATCACTACTCCCTCACGGCGTCACTACCCCAACGACCACTGCTGTTCGTCGTCCCCATGTCCAGCGACGCCTCCGGCCAATAAACACTGCCCGTCGACCCCACAGTCCATCAGCTTCACGCCAAGCAGCCCTGCGGCTGTTTCCCCTATCCTCACGCCACTAGTTGAACCGGAGTTCATGGAGGTGAGTTGCTCGACCTTGTGTTgaagtcgagttccagtccaaagtccaaaagctgagtcgaggtccggttcgtcgagtttgttctgaggtttcgtcgttgttcctCGTCGAGCGAGGTCAGGTTCGAGTTCCGCAGGAGACACTGTTTGTCGTCCTgagtttgccgaggttcaaaggttagtaaacctcaagtattagataaggaaatgttacgttaaatgttcgaagatgcaatatagaaattggtatgataattttctgcttatgttttcatttttgctcattttgcgttatgtgATTTTTGTTTATCCGATGTCATTTAATTAAATTGGACTAATTGTTCTATGACACGAGTTTGACATTAATCTGTTCGTCATTTCCTTGCTTAGGTCATTCagacaaaattattattagtacatgctcttactactcccgaaacactcattcgctaaactccttttattaaaaaacttctaacaagttatgGGATTTTAATGGTAAAGAGGCTTTgagttttagtattgttaaaagcatgaaaatggcatccttttaaaaataaataaataaataaataaaaaacgagactagcttcgccaaataaaaatgtacagattgcggagccctcacaaaatatatgtcttaaatacttagattccgggacgggccgtttagcaaatttcacggccctacccaaaaataataatgcgctagtttgctttaggcgcgcctttaataatgctatctccctaaactcgggtgcacatttatgtgacccaaatccaaatctcaacgaaatcgaaatatgtctctaatcacgggtgcattgattgtgacgtggtttgagatgcatttccatgacgttgcaaattcctttaaataaatagaatgagacgagcctcgacaaacaaaaaatgcacaagctgcggggccctctaaatgtatatattaaaacacttagaattcgggacaggccgtttaagcgaattttacggccttccccaaaataacaatacgctagttgctttaggcgcacctttaataatttaaccttcttaaacacgggtgcacattgatgtgacccaaatctaaatctcaacggagtcaaaatgtgtcgacgaccacgggtgcatggattgtgacgtggttcgaaacgcatttttcacgacgttgcaattctataaaaataaatgataataataaaagcggtttaaacttaataaaagcacgtaagtcataacatatatttaaatcagatatttagccattataacaatttaagcgaccgtgctagaaccacgggattcgagggtgcctaacaccttccctcgggtcaacagaattccttacttagaatttctggttcgcagacttcatttggaaaagtcgaatattttcctcgatttgggattcaagataaaccggtgacttgggacaccaaaagccaaacctttcccaagtggcgactctgaattaaataaataatcccatttcgaatattgtcacttaaattggaaaaactctctcgcgcatttaacccttcggggagggcgcgcaaaaaggaggtgtgacagcattatgtatgctatggtttgcacTCGCCCTGACATTTCACATGCTGTTAGTGTTATGAGTAGATACATGGCGTGTCCTGGTAAAGAACATTGGCAGGAGGTGAAGTGGATCTTGAGATACTTGAAGGGTACTGCAGATGTAGGCTTGACTTTTTACAAAGACAAGTTGAGTGAATCCTTAGTTGGCTATGTCGATTCAGA harbors:
- the LOC107822320 gene encoding proline transporter 2-like, whose protein sequence is MSKTPLNQPLLPKNHTDDKLAIDNPNTAHQLSNDSWFQVGIVLGTGVNSAFALGYAGIIMVPLGWIGGVVGLILSSAISLYASTLIAKLHEYGGKRHIRYRDLAGFVYGPTAYSLVWALQYANLFLINTGFVILGGQALKAFHILFRDDHQIKLPYSIALAGFACVFFAIAIPHLSALRVWLGFSTFFSLVYVCIAFVLSLKDGLEAPPRDYSIPGTKSSRIWATIGAAANLVFAYNTGMLPEIQATVREPVVKNMIKALNFQFTLGIVPMHAVTYIGYWAYGSNASSYLLNNVSGPVWLKGIANIAAFLQAIIALHIFASPTYEFLDTRYGTKGSALAIKNLGFRIIVRGGYIAITTFLSALLPFLGDFMSLTGAISVFPLTFILPNHMYLVSRRKKLSLLQKSWHWLNICFFSFIAVAALVAALKLIAVDSKTYHVFADL